The following coding sequences lie in one Betaproteobacteria bacterium genomic window:
- a CDS encoding urea carboxylase-associated family protein, which yields MSNTTNPPAGEILWEETVPGGCHWSGVVRRGVALRLTDADGGANCAMLLFNHEERFERYNMPDTLKAQHTAFLTKGNALFTDMGRVIGSVIEDTCGWHDTVCGVMDDATLDARYGRRRYQEFRNDMTRSGREGLLKELARQGLGKRDLHANLNWFSKVTADADGGLHFDRAHRAPGQFVDLRLDMHALVVLSTCPHPLDDAAGWAPKPLKITAWRCGLAGAADVCRRHRAENGRAFANTERYFAQ from the coding sequence ATGTCGAACACAACGAATCCACCTGCGGGCGAGATCCTCTGGGAAGAAACGGTGCCGGGTGGTTGCCATTGGTCCGGGGTCGTGCGCCGCGGCGTCGCGCTGCGGCTCACCGACGCGGACGGCGGCGCCAACTGCGCCATGCTGCTTTTCAATCACGAGGAGCGGTTCGAGCGCTACAACATGCCGGACACGCTCAAGGCGCAGCACACCGCCTTCCTGACAAAGGGCAACGCCCTGTTCACCGATATGGGCCGGGTGATCGGTTCCGTGATCGAGGACACCTGCGGCTGGCACGACACCGTCTGCGGCGTGATGGACGATGCGACGCTCGATGCGCGCTACGGCCGCCGGCGCTATCAGGAATTCCGCAACGACATGACGCGCAGCGGGCGCGAAGGGCTGCTGAAGGAACTCGCGCGGCAGGGACTCGGAAAGCGGGATCTTCATGCCAACCTCAACTGGTTCAGCAAGGTCACCGCGGATGCCGATGGCGGCCTGCACTTCGACCGTGCGCATCGGGCGCCCGGACAGTTCGTCGACCTGCGTCTCGACATGCACGCGCTGGTCGTGCTTTCGACTTGCCCGCACCCGCTCGACGATGCGGCCGGATGGGCGCCCAAGCCGCTGAAGATCACGGCGTGGCGTTGCGGTCTGGCCGGTGCCGCTGACGTGTGCCGCCGCCACAGGGCCGAGAACGGCCGGGCCTTTGCCAACACGGAGCGCTACTTCGCCCAGTGA
- a CDS encoding sodium-dependent transporter, producing the protein MENPTARRQDHWTGRLGFILATIGSAVGLGSIWKFPYEVGANGGSSFVLLYLLGLVLIVVPLMFAEFALGRRGQGDPATALSVLAARHRASRRWTWIGVVGVATGFLVLSFYAVIGGWTLGYALQTAVQGLPGTEPQRVAQRFDEFLASPLSLIAYQAVFLALTAAIVARGVVRGIEAASKILMPLLAVLMIFLAGYSVVEGDVARTVDFLLRFDPAGFNARSALDALGLGFFSIGVGMGLMITYAAYGGPEVDLRQVAVVSVLGDTAISFLAGLTVFPIVFANGLDPAAGPGLVFVTLPLAFARMPFGTLVAVAFFVLLLVAALASAISMLELVVAPLVRRFGWTRPRACLAASLACFVAGLATVFSFNEWAQWHPLGMVSGFETATVYDLVDHLTSNVMLPLTGLAISIFAGWVLPANVLVDELRLGAAASRVLVSLLRYVVPPAILLTALAPVFV; encoded by the coding sequence ATGGAAAACCCAACGGCGCGGCGGCAGGACCACTGGACGGGCAGGCTCGGCTTCATCCTGGCCACCATAGGATCGGCCGTCGGCCTGGGCAGCATCTGGAAGTTTCCCTACGAGGTCGGCGCCAACGGCGGCAGCTCGTTTGTCCTGTTGTATCTCCTCGGACTGGTGCTGATCGTCGTGCCCCTCATGTTCGCCGAGTTTGCGCTCGGGCGCCGCGGCCAGGGGGATCCCGCGACCGCGTTGAGTGTGCTTGCTGCGCGGCACCGCGCCAGCCGCCGGTGGACGTGGATCGGTGTGGTCGGCGTGGCCACCGGCTTTCTGGTGCTGAGCTTCTACGCGGTGATCGGCGGGTGGACACTCGGCTACGCGCTGCAGACCGCGGTGCAGGGCCTGCCGGGCACCGAACCACAACGGGTGGCGCAGCGCTTCGACGAGTTTCTCGCCTCGCCGCTTTCTCTCATCGCCTATCAGGCCGTGTTTCTGGCGCTGACGGCGGCCATCGTGGCGCGGGGCGTCGTCCGCGGAATCGAGGCGGCGTCGAAAATCCTGATGCCGTTGCTGGCCGTGCTGATGATCTTCCTCGCCGGCTATTCGGTCGTGGAGGGCGACGTGGCGCGAACCGTCGACTTCCTGCTGCGCTTCGATCCCGCGGGTTTCAACGCGCGCAGCGCGCTGGATGCGCTCGGGCTCGGGTTCTTTTCCATCGGCGTCGGCATGGGGCTCATGATCACGTACGCGGCCTACGGTGGCCCCGAGGTCGATCTCCGGCAGGTGGCGGTCGTCTCGGTGCTCGGTGACACGGCCATCTCGTTTCTTGCCGGGCTCACCGTGTTTCCCATCGTGTTCGCCAACGGACTGGATCCGGCGGCCGGTCCCGGCCTCGTCTTCGTGACCCTTCCGCTCGCGTTCGCGCGCATGCCCTTCGGCACGCTCGTGGCGGTGGCCTTCTTCGTGCTGCTGCTGGTCGCCGCGCTCGCCTCCGCCATCTCGATGCTGGAACTGGTGGTGGCTCCGCTCGTGCGGCGTTTCGGCTGGACCCGCCCTCGCGCATGCCTTGCTGCATCGCTCGCTTGTTTCGTTGCGGGGCTGGCCACCGTCTTCTCGTTCAACGAGTGGGCGCAGTGGCATCCGCTGGGCATGGTGTCGGGGTTCGAGACCGCCACCGTCTATGACCTCGTGGACCACCTCACGTCGAACGTGATGCTGCCGCTCACGGGCCTCGCGATCTCGATCTTCGCCGGATGGGTTCTCCCCGCAAACGTTCTCGTCGACGAGCTCCGCCTGGGCGCCGCTGCCTCGCGGGTGCTCGTTTCGCTGCTGCGCTATGTCGTTCCGCCTGCCATCCTTCTGACGGCCCTCGCGCCTGTCTTCGTCTGA
- a CDS encoding Fe2+-dependent dioxygenase: MLLHVPEVLSAEAVAHVRSLIDTAPWSDGRITAGTQSAKVKNNEQLPQESEAAKAAREIILAALDRSALFITGALPRAIYPPLFNRYTGAANFFGNHVDNAVRTNPVTRENVRTDVSVTLFLSDPDDYDGGELVIEDTFGLQTVKLPAGDLILYPSSSVHRVEPVTRGARVASFFWVQSFIRSPEQRRLLFDIDMSVMELRAADGETDAVVRLTSCYHNLLRMWAEN, translated from the coding sequence ATGCTGCTCCACGTTCCCGAAGTCCTGTCCGCCGAGGCCGTCGCGCACGTCCGGTCCCTCATCGACACAGCTCCATGGTCCGATGGCCGGATCACGGCGGGCACGCAGTCGGCGAAGGTGAAGAACAACGAGCAGCTTCCGCAGGAATCGGAAGCGGCGAAGGCGGCCCGGGAGATCATTCTGGCCGCCCTGGACCGTTCCGCGCTGTTCATCACCGGCGCGCTCCCCAGGGCGATCTACCCGCCTCTCTTCAATCGTTACACGGGAGCGGCGAACTTCTTCGGCAATCACGTGGACAACGCCGTCCGGACCAACCCCGTCACGCGCGAGAACGTCCGCACCGACGTGTCCGTCACCCTGTTCCTGTCCGATCCGGACGACTACGACGGCGGCGAACTCGTGATCGAGGACACCTTCGGCCTGCAGACGGTGAAGCTGCCCGCCGGCGACCTCATCCTGTATCCCTCTTCGAGCGTGCATCGGGTCGAACCCGTCACGCGCGGGGCAAGGGTCGCGTCGTTCTTCTGGGTGCAGAGCTTCATCCGCTCGCCGGAACAGCGCCGCCTGCTCTTCGACATCGACATGTCGGTGATGGAACTGCGCGCCGCGGACGGAGAGACGGATGCCGTCGTGCGTCTCACGTCCTGCTATCACAACCTGCTGAGGATGTGGGCGGAGAACTGA
- the atzF gene encoding allophanate hydrolase, with translation MAKGIDLSIAALSERYRSGGFTPVDLVEALIPRLHAEDAHRVWIHRLPESRLRAYAQTLAGKDPSSLPLYGIPFAIKDNIDLEGTPTTAACPAFAYTPSGSATVVQRLIAAGALPLGKTNLDQFATGLVGTRSPYGACRNAFDPAYVSGGSSAGSAVAVAMGLASFSLGTDTAGSGRVPAAFNNLIGHKPTRGLLSAQGVVPACRSLDTVSVFALTAADASRVMAVAAAFDEADPFSRPAGPGGFPLAAGFRFGVPDAGALQFFGNAQYEHLFGEAVRTLEALGGVAAEVDIRPMLETARLLYEGPWVAERYAAIRAFFDSNESELHDVTRQIVGKSRDWRAADAYDALYRLMILKRTADKVWDGVDVIVTPTAGSHYRIDEVEADPIRLNSNLGYYTNFMNLLDYSATAVPAGFTPTGMPFGVTLFAPAFRDDALLGLAGRLQAAKVETGGATGHALARDAAAVPRIADSGLVRVAVCGAHMSGLPLNPQLTSRGGKLEAVVRSAPCYRFYALPGGPPKRPGMVRVAQGGGSVEMEIWSLPATAFGSFVTGIPSPLGIGTVQLENGGSVHGFVCEAVAAEGAEDITHLGSWRAFVNRAS, from the coding sequence ATGGCAAAGGGCATCGACCTTAGCATCGCCGCGCTCTCCGAGCGCTATCGCAGCGGCGGCTTCACTCCGGTGGATCTCGTGGAGGCGCTGATCCCCCGGCTCCATGCCGAAGACGCTCACCGGGTCTGGATACACCGTCTTCCGGAATCCCGGCTCCGCGCCTACGCGCAGACGCTCGCGGGCAAGGATCCTTCTTCGCTGCCCCTGTACGGCATTCCGTTCGCCATCAAGGACAACATCGATCTGGAAGGAACGCCGACCACGGCGGCGTGTCCGGCCTTCGCGTACACCCCGTCAGGCAGCGCGACGGTCGTGCAGCGGCTGATCGCTGCCGGCGCCCTTCCGCTGGGCAAGACCAACCTCGATCAGTTCGCCACGGGGCTCGTGGGCACGCGCTCCCCGTATGGCGCCTGCCGCAACGCGTTCGATCCGGCGTATGTGTCCGGAGGGTCCAGCGCCGGTTCGGCGGTGGCCGTGGCCATGGGCCTCGCGAGCTTCAGCCTCGGCACCGACACGGCGGGGTCCGGACGCGTTCCGGCGGCATTCAACAATCTCATCGGCCACAAGCCCACGCGCGGGCTGCTGTCCGCACAGGGCGTGGTGCCGGCCTGCAGATCGCTCGACACGGTCTCGGTGTTCGCGCTCACGGCGGCCGATGCGTCTCGCGTGATGGCGGTCGCGGCGGCGTTCGACGAGGCGGACCCCTTCTCGCGGCCCGCCGGACCCGGCGGGTTCCCGCTCGCCGCCGGATTCCGCTTCGGCGTACCGGACGCCGGGGCGCTGCAATTCTTCGGCAATGCCCAGTACGAGCATCTGTTCGGGGAGGCGGTTCGCACGCTGGAGGCGCTCGGCGGTGTCGCGGCAGAGGTGGACATCCGCCCCATGCTGGAGACGGCCCGCCTGCTGTACGAGGGGCCCTGGGTGGCGGAACGCTACGCGGCGATCCGCGCGTTTTTCGACTCCAACGAGTCGGAACTGCACGATGTCACGCGACAGATCGTGGGCAAGAGCCGCGATTGGCGGGCGGCGGATGCCTACGACGCCTTGTACCGCCTGATGATCTTGAAGCGCACGGCCGACAAGGTGTGGGATGGCGTGGACGTGATCGTGACGCCGACGGCCGGCTCCCACTACCGGATCGACGAGGTGGAGGCGGATCCGATCCGGCTCAACTCGAACCTCGGCTACTACACGAATTTCATGAACCTGCTCGACTACTCGGCCACGGCCGTGCCGGCAGGTTTCACCCCCACGGGCATGCCATTCGGCGTGACGCTGTTTGCACCGGCATTCAGGGACGACGCCCTGCTGGGCCTTGCGGGACGGCTGCAGGCCGCGAAGGTCGAGACGGGCGGTGCGACCGGCCATGCACTTGCTCGCGACGCGGCGGCCGTGCCTCGAATCGCCGACAGCGGCCTGGTGCGCGTGGCCGTGTGCGGGGCACACATGTCCGGGCTGCCGCTCAACCCCCAACTCACGTCGCGCGGCGGAAAGCTCGAAGCCGTGGTCCGCAGCGCGCCCTGCTACCGGTTCTATGCGCTGCCGGGCGGGCCCCCGAAGCGGCCGGGCATGGTGCGTGTCGCGCAAGGCGGCGGAAGCGTCGAGATGGAGATCTGGTCGTTGCCTGCCACCGCGTTCGGCAGTTTCGTGACCGGCATTCCGTCACCCCTGGGCATCGGCACGGTGCAGCTGGAGAACGGCGGTTCCGTGCACGGGTTCGTGTGCGAGGCGGTGGCGGCGGAGGGCGCGGAGGACATCACCCATCTGGGGAGCTGGCGGGCTTTCGTGAATCGCGCATCCTGA
- a CDS encoding DUF1343 domain-containing protein — translation MKFGIDRLLDDAALRRPLENRRVALLAHPASVTADLTHSLDALATLPGLNITAAFGPQHGLRGDKQDNMVESPDYEDPVHGVPVFSLYGEVRRPTAAMLDSFDVMLVDLQDLGCRIYTFVTTLRYVLEAAAATGKSVWVLDRPNPAGRPVEGLRLRPGWESFVGAGAMPMRHGLTMGELGHWFVRTLELDVDYRVVTMEGWQPEAAPGFGWPLGGRTWVNPSPNAPNLSMARCYAGTVMLEGTTLSEGRGTTRPLELFGAPDVNARQWIGQIRKLGNVAGCRLREYWFEPTFHKHVGKLCSGVQVHVEDGAYDHAAFRPWRLQAMAFKALRMLQPGYPLWRDFPYEYERDRLAIDLINGSELLRTWVDDAGSTLADLDAVASPDERSWEEERMSVLLY, via the coding sequence TTGAAGTTCGGAATCGATCGACTGCTCGACGATGCGGCGCTGCGCCGGCCGCTGGAAAACCGCCGTGTCGCGCTGCTCGCGCATCCGGCGTCCGTGACGGCGGACCTCACTCACTCGCTCGACGCGCTCGCCACGCTCCCGGGGTTGAACATCACCGCAGCCTTCGGCCCGCAGCACGGCCTGCGCGGCGACAAGCAGGACAACATGGTGGAATCGCCCGATTACGAAGATCCGGTCCACGGCGTGCCCGTGTTCAGCCTGTACGGGGAGGTGCGCAGGCCGACCGCGGCCATGCTGGACAGCTTCGACGTCATGCTGGTGGATCTGCAGGATCTCGGATGCCGGATCTACACGTTTGTCACCACGCTGCGCTATGTGCTCGAGGCCGCCGCGGCGACCGGCAAGAGCGTGTGGGTGCTCGATCGGCCCAACCCCGCCGGGCGGCCCGTCGAAGGGCTCCGTCTGCGGCCGGGCTGGGAGAGCTTCGTGGGCGCCGGTGCGATGCCGATGCGCCACGGACTCACGATGGGAGAACTCGGCCACTGGTTCGTCCGGACACTCGAGCTCGATGTGGATTACCGCGTCGTGACGATGGAAGGGTGGCAGCCGGAGGCCGCGCCCGGATTCGGCTGGCCGCTGGGCGGGCGCACGTGGGTGAATCCGAGCCCCAACGCGCCGAATCTCTCGATGGCGCGCTGCTATGCGGGCACCGTGATGCTCGAGGGAACGACGCTGTCGGAAGGGCGCGGAACGACACGGCCGCTGGAACTTTTCGGTGCTCCCGACGTGAACGCGCGCCAGTGGATCGGGCAGATCCGGAAACTGGGAAACGTGGCGGGCTGCCGGCTGCGCGAATACTGGTTCGAACCGACCTTCCACAAGCATGTGGGCAAGCTGTGTTCGGGCGTGCAGGTGCACGTGGAAGACGGCGCGTACGACCACGCGGCGTTTCGTCCCTGGAGGCTGCAGGCGATGGCGTTCAAGGCACTGCGGATGCTGCAGCCCGGCTATCCGCTGTGGCGGGACTTTCCGTACGAGTACGAGCGCGATCGCCTGGCCATCGATCTCATCAACGGCAGCGAACTCCTGCGCACGTGGGTCGACGATGCCGGGTCGACGCTCGCAGATCTCGATGCCGTCGCGTCTCCGGACGAGCGCAGTTGGGAGGAGGAGAGGATGAGCGTGCTGTTGTACTGA
- the uca gene encoding urea carboxylase codes for MFKKVLIANRGAIACRVIRTLRRMGVGSVAIHSEADTASLHVSQADEAVCVGAPPAAQSYLRVERILEAARESGAEAIHPGYGFLSENADFAQACRDAGIAFIGPTPEQMRAFGLKHTARELAERAGVPLLPGSGLLADIGHARAEAARIGYPVMLKSTGGGGGIGMRLVWSEQDLAEAFEAVGRLARANFKDGGMFLEKFVAEARHIEVQIFGDGRGHVVALGERDCSAQRRNQKVIEETPAPGLAPATRKRLLQTAVRLGEAVGYQSAGTVEFVLDAQTGQFYFLEVNTRLQVEHGVTEEVTGVDLVEWMVRQAAGDLDLAGFAARPRGASIQVRVYAEDPAKNFQPSSGVLTAAEFPSDARVETWVQRGMEVPPYYDPMIAKIIVRGRDRAAAIATLRDVLSRTSVGGIECNLEYLRQVVAEPVFTEGRVTTRHLAGFDYRPATIDVLEPGVQTTVQDWPGRVGYWAIGVPPSGPMDSLALRLANRLLGNDENAAGLECTASGPTLRFNCATTLVLAGAAMTAELDGKPLSFWRTHRVEAGSVLRLGRIAGPGLRTYLGVAGGIAVPQYLGSRSTFTLGQFGGHAGRTLRAGDVLPLDAKAIRPRDAVLRDDLIPRYEECWEIGVLYGPHGAPDFFTDRDVETFFETDWEVHYNSSRTGVRLIGPKPQWARSDGGEAGLHPSNIHDNAYAIGAIDFTGDMPVILGPDGPSLGGFVCPAVIADTELWKTGQLKPGDRVRFVRVDQAWATGQSAIAASTLKTLRRPARIPAARPDRFSAPILGRLAAEGARPDVVYRQSGDRWLLVEYGELKLDLNLRFRVHALMTWLEARRVAGIVDLTPGIRSLQVHFDDRTLPLERLLRLLEEAERELPAVEDMVVPTRTVHLPLSWDDSATRLAIEKYVQSVRKDAPWCPSNIEFIRRINGLDSIEDVKRIVFDASYLVMGLGDVYLGAPVATPVDPRHRLVTTKYNPARTWTPENAVGIGGAYLCVYGMEGPGGYQFVGRTVQMWNRYRQTTDFRDGKPWLLRFFDQIRFHPVSERELLRMREDFPLGRYRLQVEEGEFRLGEYNRFLAENAASITAFKERQQASFEAERERWRASGQSEIATDVQVAQAAADSELDLPPNGRAIATHVAGNVWRVPVQEGQRVAAGDTIVIVESMKMEIPVQAPANGTVVRLFCREGGQVSAGQDLAVLVED; via the coding sequence ATGTTCAAGAAAGTCCTGATTGCCAACCGCGGCGCCATCGCGTGCCGCGTGATCCGGACCCTGCGCAGGATGGGCGTCGGGTCGGTCGCGATCCACTCGGAAGCCGACACGGCTTCGCTGCACGTCTCGCAGGCCGACGAAGCGGTGTGCGTGGGAGCGCCGCCTGCCGCTCAGAGCTATCTGCGCGTCGAGCGGATCCTCGAAGCGGCACGCGAGAGCGGTGCCGAAGCGATTCATCCCGGTTACGGCTTCCTGTCCGAGAACGCCGACTTCGCACAGGCCTGCCGCGATGCCGGCATCGCGTTCATCGGGCCCACACCGGAGCAGATGCGCGCGTTCGGACTGAAGCACACGGCACGGGAACTCGCCGAGCGTGCCGGCGTTCCGCTGCTTCCGGGTTCGGGCCTGCTGGCCGACATCGGCCATGCCCGCGCCGAAGCCGCCCGCATCGGTTACCCGGTGATGCTGAAGAGCACCGGGGGCGGGGGCGGGATCGGCATGCGGCTCGTGTGGAGCGAGCAGGATCTCGCGGAGGCCTTCGAGGCCGTCGGGCGTCTGGCGCGTGCGAACTTCAAGGATGGCGGGATGTTCCTGGAGAAGTTCGTGGCGGAAGCGCGCCACATCGAAGTCCAGATCTTCGGCGATGGCCGGGGGCACGTGGTCGCCCTGGGCGAACGCGACTGCTCCGCGCAGCGCCGCAACCAGAAGGTCATCGAGGAAACGCCCGCACCCGGGTTGGCGCCGGCGACCCGAAAGCGCCTTCTCCAGACGGCCGTCCGACTCGGCGAAGCGGTGGGATACCAGTCGGCCGGCACCGTAGAGTTCGTGCTCGATGCGCAGACGGGCCAGTTCTACTTCCTCGAGGTGAACACGCGCCTGCAGGTGGAACACGGCGTCACGGAGGAAGTCACGGGCGTCGATCTGGTGGAATGGATGGTCCGGCAGGCGGCAGGGGATCTCGATCTCGCCGGCTTTGCCGCAAGGCCGCGAGGGGCGTCCATACAGGTGCGTGTCTACGCCGAGGATCCGGCCAAGAACTTCCAGCCATCGAGCGGCGTGCTGACCGCGGCGGAGTTTCCCTCCGATGCCCGCGTCGAGACTTGGGTCCAGCGCGGGATGGAAGTCCCTCCCTATTACGACCCGATGATCGCCAAGATCATCGTGCGCGGTCGGGATCGCGCGGCGGCCATCGCCACGCTGCGGGACGTGCTGTCGCGCACGAGCGTCGGCGGCATCGAGTGCAACCTCGAATACCTGCGGCAGGTGGTCGCCGAACCGGTGTTCACCGAAGGCCGCGTCACCACGCGCCATCTCGCAGGTTTCGACTACAGGCCCGCGACCATCGACGTGCTGGAGCCGGGAGTCCAGACCACGGTCCAGGACTGGCCGGGTCGCGTGGGGTATTGGGCCATAGGCGTTCCGCCGTCGGGCCCCATGGACAGTCTCGCGCTGCGGCTCGCGAACCGTTTGCTGGGCAATGACGAGAATGCGGCGGGCCTCGAATGCACGGCCAGCGGACCGACGCTTAGGTTCAACTGTGCGACCACCCTCGTGCTCGCGGGTGCCGCCATGACGGCGGAACTGGATGGCAAGCCGCTTTCGTTCTGGCGCACGCATCGGGTCGAGGCAGGAAGCGTTCTGCGGCTCGGACGCATCGCCGGCCCGGGGCTCCGGACCTACCTGGGCGTGGCGGGCGGCATCGCCGTTCCGCAGTACCTGGGGTCGCGCTCCACGTTCACGCTCGGGCAGTTCGGTGGTCACGCGGGCCGCACCTTGCGCGCCGGCGATGTCCTTCCATTGGACGCCAAGGCGATACGGCCGCGCGATGCCGTCCTGCGTGACGATCTGATACCCCGCTACGAGGAATGCTGGGAGATCGGCGTGCTGTACGGTCCGCACGGAGCGCCCGACTTCTTCACGGACAGGGACGTGGAGACGTTCTTCGAAACCGACTGGGAGGTGCACTACAACTCCAGCCGCACGGGCGTGCGACTCATCGGACCCAAACCGCAGTGGGCGCGCAGCGATGGCGGCGAAGCGGGGCTGCACCCGTCCAACATCCACGACAACGCGTACGCCATCGGCGCCATCGATTTCACCGGGGACATGCCGGTGATCCTCGGGCCCGACGGTCCGAGCCTCGGGGGCTTCGTCTGCCCGGCCGTGATCGCGGATACGGAACTCTGGAAGACCGGCCAGCTGAAGCCTGGCGACCGCGTGCGTTTCGTCCGCGTGGACCAGGCCTGGGCGACCGGTCAGAGCGCCATCGCTGCAAGCACGTTGAAGACCCTTCGCCGGCCGGCGCGCATTCCTGCGGCGCGCCCGGACCGGTTCTCCGCGCCGATTCTGGGCCGGCTCGCCGCCGAGGGCGCGCGACCCGACGTCGTCTACCGGCAATCGGGCGATCGCTGGCTGCTGGTGGAGTACGGCGAACTCAAGCTGGATCTGAATCTGCGCTTCCGCGTCCACGCGCTCATGACGTGGCTGGAGGCGCGGCGGGTTGCCGGCATCGTCGACCTCACGCCGGGCATCCGTTCGCTGCAGGTTCATTTCGACGACCGCACGCTGCCGCTCGAGCGGCTGCTGCGTCTGCTCGAGGAAGCCGAGCGGGAGTTGCCGGCCGTGGAGGACATGGTGGTGCCCACGCGCACGGTGCATCTGCCGCTGTCGTGGGACGACTCCGCGACGCGCCTCGCCATCGAGAAGTACGTGCAGTCGGTGCGCAAGGATGCGCCCTGGTGCCCCAGCAACATCGAATTCATCCGGCGCATCAACGGGCTCGACAGCATCGAGGACGTGAAGCGCATCGTGTTCGACGCGTCGTATCTGGTGATGGGTCTGGGCGACGTCTATCTCGGCGCACCGGTGGCCACGCCGGTGGACCCGCGTCACCGGCTCGTGACGACGAAGTACAACCCGGCGCGCACGTGGACCCCGGAGAACGCCGTGGGCATCGGCGGCGCCTACCTATGCGTGTACGGGATGGAGGGTCCGGGGGGATACCAGTTCGTGGGGCGCACGGTGCAGATGTGGAACCGGTACCGGCAGACCACGGACTTTCGCGATGGCAAGCCTTGGCTGCTGCGCTTCTTCGACCAGATCCGCTTCCATCCGGTGAGCGAACGCGAGCTGCTGCGCATGCGGGAGGACTTTCCGCTCGGGCGCTACCGTCTGCAGGTCGAGGAGGGCGAGTTCCGCCTGGGCGAATACAACCGCTTCCTGGCGGAAAACGCCGCGTCCATCACCGCCTTCAAGGAGCGGCAGCAGGCGTCTTTCGAGGCCGAGCGCGAGCGCTGGCGTGCGAGCGGACAGTCCGAGATTGCCACGGACGTCCAGGTGGCGCAGGCGGCGGCGGACAGCGAACTCGACCTGCCGCCGAACGGCCGCGCGATCGCGACGCACGTGGCGGGCAACGTGTGGCGCGTGCCGGTGCAGGAAGGGCAGCGCGTGGCGGCGGGCGACACGATCGTGATCGTGGAGTCCATGAAGATGGAGATCCCCGTGCAGGCGCCCGCGAACGGCACGGTGGTCCGCCTGTTCTGCCGGGAAGGCGGACAGGTGTCGGCGGGACAGGATCTCGCCGTACTGGTGGAAGACTGA
- a CDS encoding DOMON-like domain-containing protein, translating to MSLTSRAALSCHPSTPEPEVDSIEATVSLQDDGSLALVYVLCGRTDSLDIPRLRPPVFRDELWRRTCFEVFLKPDAGPAYREFNFSPSGEWAAYGFDDYRVRNAWRPDGEAATVFERDGDRLWLTARLPHAFFAKAAGSPQMRIALSAVVQNSDGRLSYWALRHPAGKPDFHHPQAFAAVDDALIFSKEGTGT from the coding sequence ATGTCCCTCACTTCGCGCGCGGCACTGAGCTGCCATCCCTCGACCCCGGAACCGGAGGTGGACTCCATCGAGGCCACCGTCTCCCTGCAGGACGACGGATCGCTCGCACTGGTTTACGTGCTATGCGGGCGGACCGATTCGCTGGACATCCCTCGGCTGAGGCCGCCGGTCTTCCGGGACGAGCTCTGGCGCCGCACCTGCTTCGAGGTCTTCCTCAAGCCCGATGCGGGACCCGCGTACCGGGAGTTCAATTTTTCGCCCTCCGGCGAATGGGCGGCCTACGGTTTCGACGATTACCGGGTCCGCAACGCATGGCGCCCGGACGGCGAAGCGGCCACCGTCTTCGAGCGGGACGGCGACCGTCTGTGGTTGACGGCGCGGTTGCCCCACGCGTTCTTCGCGAAGGCGGCCGGGAGCCCGCAGATGCGTATTGCGCTGTCCGCCGTGGTGCAGAATTCGGACGGCCGGCTGTCGTACTGGGCGTTGCGGCATCCTGCAGGCAAACCCGATTTCCATCATCCGCAGGCGTTCGCTGCCGTGGACGATGCCCTCATCTTCTCGAAGGAAGGAACCGGCACTTGA
- a CDS encoding urea carboxylase-associated family protein, producing MLTESTLNPAKAVIDEICPAGEPWMKVIRQGQVFRILDLEGNQAVDTLFYSAADREERYSAVDTIQRNRNLYLTVGTTLYSTEGNAMLTIVADTCGRHDTLGGACAQESNTVRYALEKRFMHACRDNFMQAITHHHEHGLEKRDITHNINFFMNVPVTPTGGLTFEDGISAPGKYVEMRAEMDVIVLISNCPQLNNPCNAYNPTPVRLLVWDGATA from the coding sequence ATGCTGACCGAAAGCACGCTGAACCCGGCCAAGGCCGTGATCGACGAGATCTGCCCCGCGGGCGAGCCCTGGATGAAAGTCATCCGCCAGGGTCAGGTCTTCCGCATCCTGGATCTCGAAGGCAACCAGGCCGTGGACACGCTCTTCTACAGCGCGGCGGATCGCGAGGAGCGATACAGCGCGGTGGACACGATCCAGCGCAACCGCAATCTGTACCTCACGGTGGGAACCACGCTCTATTCCACCGAAGGCAACGCGATGCTCACGATCGTCGCGGACACCTGCGGCCGGCACGACACGCTGGGAGGCGCCTGCGCACAGGAGAGCAACACCGTGCGTTACGCGCTGGAGAAGCGCTTCATGCACGCGTGCCGGGACAACTTCATGCAGGCCATCACGCATCACCACGAGCACGGTCTCGAGAAACGCGACATCACACACAACATCAACTTCTTCATGAACGTGCCCGTCACGCCCACCGGCGGACTCACGTTCGAGGACGGCATCTCCGCGCCCGGCAAGTACGTGGAGATGCGCGCTGAGATGGACGTCATCGTCCTCATCTCCAACTGTCCGCAGCTCAACAATCCCTGCAACGCCTACAACCCGACGCCTGTGCGCTTGCTGGTGTGGGACGGCGCGACGGCGTGA